The following coding sequences lie in one Sorghum bicolor cultivar BTx623 chromosome 6, Sorghum_bicolor_NCBIv3, whole genome shotgun sequence genomic window:
- the LOC8073425 gene encoding aldose 1-epimerase, which yields MARAQRLAALLCLAVAASLLSLGAQATTGPRARVGVYELKLGDFSVKVTNWGARLMSVVLPDSKGNLADVVLGRDTLAEYFNDTSYFGPITGRVAQRISRGRFVLDGKVYHLQLNDGNNTIHGGGTAFSKSAWTVKEYVCGGDSPYITLYYHSFDGEQGFPGSLDAYVTYRVTSPYTLGVHMNATARDKATPVNLLLHAYWNLGGEGSGRDVLGHTLRLHASRHAVLDAELLPSSGRVAPVAGTPLDFRAPTPIGARIRQVMGGKVVGYDANYIVDGGGEGTMRPVAEVRDAASGRAVELWANQPTVQLYTGNWLNHTEGKGGGVYNQYAGFTLETMGYVDAVNHPEFPSQTLRPGQEYKHDMVFKFSF from the exons ATGGCTAGGGCTCAGCGCCTTGCTGCGCTGCTGTGCCTCGCGGTCGCGGCCTCCCTGCTGTCCCTGGGCGCACAGGCCACCACCGGCCCCCGCGCGAGGGTCGGCGTGTACGAGCTCAAGCTGGGGGATTTCTCCGTCAAGGTCACCAACTGGGGTGCCAGATTAATGTCCGTCGTCCTTCCCGACTCCAAAG GGAATTTGGCTGATGTCGTCCTGGGCAGAGACACCCTCGCTGAATACTTT AACGACACTTCTTACTTCGGGCCGATAACCGGGCGCGTGGCACAACGCATATCAAGGGGCCGATTCGTCCTCGACGGCAAAGTCTACCACCTGCAACTAAACGACGGCAACAACACGATTCACG GTGGTGGCACAGCGTTCAGCAAAAGCGCCTGGACGGTGAAGGAGTACGTCTGCGGCGGCGACTCCCCGTACATCACCTTGTACTACCACAGCTTCGACGGAGAGCAAGGTTTCCCGGGGAGCCTCGACGCGTACGTGACGTACCGGGTGACGAGCCCGTACACGCTGGGGGTGCACATGAACGCGACGGCGCGGGACAAGGCGACGCCGGTGAACCTGCTGCTGCACGCGTACTGGAACCTGGGCGGGGAGGGCAGCGGCCGCGACGTCCTGGGCCACACGCTCCGGCTGCACGCGTCGCGGCACGCCGTGCTGGACGCGGAGCTGCTCCCTTCGTCGGGGCGCGTCGCGCCCGTCGCCGGCACGCCGCTGGACTTCCGGGCGCCCACGCCCATCGGCGCGCGCATCCGCCAGGTCATGGGCGGGAAGGTCGTCGGGTACGACGCTAACTACATCGTCGACGGCGGCGGGGAAGGGACGATGCGGCCCGTGGCGGAGGTCCGGGACGCCGCGTCCGGCAGGGCGGTGGAGCTGTGGGCGAACCAGCCGACCGTGCAGCTCTACACGGGGAACTGGCTGAACCACACCGAGGGAAAGGGCGGCGGGGTGTACAACCAGTACGCGGGGTTCACGCTGGAGACGATGGGGTACGTGGACGCCGTGAACCACCCCGAGTTCCCGTCGCAGACACTCAGGCCCGGCCAGGAGTACAAGCACGACATGGTCTTCAAGTTCTCGTTTTAA